The Natronoglycomyces albus genome has a segment encoding these proteins:
- a CDS encoding ABC transporter ATP-binding protein/permease, with translation MIHLRLLPLARSAYAVMGLAVLVGLSLSTVAIAQALVTADIFAGIISGTPIGDLTLSLVLLSAALLARPLLVFAREMTVHLVATRVKTAIRERMLTAMFAAGPIALGRERSGTQQSHLVDGVENLEPYFGRYIPQVLITAVTSLAVVGALVLIDPVVGFVVGAVAILVPFVPRLWDRLLAKRGDSHWGAYAKLNAEVVDSLRGMTTLKAFNAARRRRTQLQESSDSLLAATLHQLRISLLESGLTGLFLIAGPAIALIVGVTRVQSGAVDPLQLFAITLLAFEVFRPFRELSNHWHAGYSGVSAGRRIRDLLQAGASDAPTEPTTPLTSANGGHETKAAIEARSLTFTYPHAHTAALRDVDLTIDAGSTVALVGPSGSGKSTVASLLLRLAVPQHGQLLIGGVPTSSLTQKQCAEIVALVSQSPVLFSGSVRENLQLVAPEADEATLKRAIDIAGANDIVTDERGGLDAPVGDGGGLLSGGQKQRLAIARAVLKDAPILILDEASSALDARREESVFASLADSLTRTGGEPITTIIIAHRLASIRHVDTVFVLREGQVVERGTATELLQSDGLFAALHRAQNEQVSV, from the coding sequence GTGATTCATCTGCGCCTACTTCCCCTGGCCCGCAGCGCCTATGCGGTCATGGGGCTGGCCGTCCTCGTCGGTCTATCGCTCAGCACCGTGGCCATTGCCCAGGCCCTAGTCACCGCCGACATCTTCGCTGGCATCATCTCCGGCACCCCCATAGGCGACCTGACGCTGTCGCTAGTGCTCCTCAGCGCCGCCCTCCTGGCCCGGCCGCTCTTGGTCTTCGCCCGCGAAATGACCGTGCACCTGGTCGCCACCCGCGTCAAAACCGCCATCCGCGAACGGATGCTCACTGCAATGTTCGCCGCTGGACCGATCGCCCTAGGCCGAGAACGCAGCGGAACCCAACAGTCACATCTAGTCGATGGAGTCGAAAACCTAGAACCGTACTTCGGGCGATACATCCCCCAAGTCCTCATCACAGCCGTGACATCCCTGGCTGTGGTGGGCGCACTGGTCCTCATCGACCCAGTGGTGGGGTTCGTCGTCGGAGCCGTGGCGATACTGGTGCCCTTCGTTCCCCGCCTATGGGACCGCCTCCTCGCCAAACGCGGTGACTCCCACTGGGGGGCATACGCCAAACTCAATGCCGAAGTAGTGGACTCCCTACGTGGCATGACGACCCTCAAAGCATTCAACGCGGCCCGCCGTCGACGAACGCAACTGCAAGAGTCGAGCGACAGCCTGCTTGCCGCGACCCTGCACCAACTGCGCATCTCGCTGCTGGAATCGGGCCTCACCGGACTGTTCCTCATCGCCGGACCCGCGATCGCCCTCATCGTCGGCGTCACACGAGTGCAAAGCGGAGCCGTCGATCCGTTGCAGTTGTTCGCGATCACCCTGCTGGCCTTCGAAGTCTTCCGACCCTTCCGCGAACTATCCAACCACTGGCACGCCGGATACAGCGGCGTCTCCGCTGGACGCCGCATCAGAGACCTACTCCAAGCCGGGGCCAGCGACGCGCCCACCGAGCCGACCACCCCCCTGACTTCGGCCAACGGGGGCCACGAAACCAAAGCCGCCATCGAAGCGCGCAGCCTGACCTTCACCTACCCACACGCGCACACAGCAGCGCTTCGCGACGTTGACTTGACAATCGACGCAGGCAGCACGGTGGCCCTGGTCGGCCCATCCGGATCGGGCAAATCAACGGTGGCCAGCCTGTTGCTGCGCCTGGCAGTGCCCCAACACGGCCAGCTGCTCATCGGCGGAGTCCCCACTTCCAGCCTCACCCAGAAACAATGCGCCGAAATCGTGGCGCTGGTGTCACAGTCACCAGTACTTTTCTCCGGAAGCGTGCGCGAAAACCTCCAGCTGGTCGCCCCCGAGGCCGACGAGGCAACTCTAAAGCGAGCCATTGACATCGCTGGCGCGAACGACATCGTGACCGACGAACGAGGCGGGCTAGATGCCCCAGTGGGCGATGGCGGAGGGCTGCTGTCGGGCGGGCAAAAACAACGCCTCGCCATCGCCCGGGCCGTCCTCAAAGACGCGCCGATCCTCATCCTCGATGAGGCCTCGAGCGCACTAGACGCCCGCCGGGAGGAATCCGTCTTCGCCTCCTTGGCCGACTCCCTGACTCGTACCGGCGGCGAGCCCATCACCACTATCATCATCGCGCACCGGCTTGCCTCGATCCGGCACGTCGACACTGTGTTCGTTCTGCGAGAGGGACAGGTGGTGGAACGCGGAACCGCCACGGAACTGCTGCAAAGCGACGGGCTCTTCGCCGCCTTGCACCGCGCCCAAAACGAACAGGTGAGTGTATGA
- a CDS encoding FecCD family ABC transporter permease: MTATVARPTPQAAQKKTPSQTPGQRQHRRAIVWTVALAGALVVSAIVTIGLGPVPIPPDVVARILAHHLFGIGEVTWTASDDNIVWLLRIPRVLLGICVGAILSIAGVAVQSLVRNPLADPYLLGISSGASAGAAASILFGVGAGALALTGSAFLGAVAAIVLVFAACRMGGQLIPARLVFAGIAVGFALTAVTNFLVFTSDSRDGARAVMFWMLGSLSQARWQSVPIAAAALLIALATLLWWARRLDAIAIGDDAARSLGTNPSTFRAGCALLVCFAVAAAVSVSGAIGFVGLVVPHLARRLVGATHRLCLPAAALLGGLLLIWADALARTAFEPRELPLGILTALIGTPLLIVLVRRLTSH, translated from the coding sequence ATGACAGCCACAGTCGCGCGCCCCACGCCCCAAGCGGCACAGAAAAAGACCCCCTCGCAAACGCCAGGACAACGCCAACACCGGCGCGCCATCGTCTGGACCGTGGCCCTGGCCGGCGCCCTCGTCGTCTCCGCCATCGTCACCATCGGGCTCGGACCGGTCCCCATCCCGCCAGACGTAGTCGCCCGCATCCTCGCCCACCACCTCTTCGGAATCGGGGAAGTGACCTGGACAGCCTCGGACGACAACATCGTGTGGCTCTTGCGAATCCCCCGAGTCCTACTGGGAATCTGCGTCGGCGCGATCCTCTCCATCGCCGGAGTCGCTGTGCAATCACTCGTACGCAACCCACTAGCCGACCCCTACCTCCTGGGCATCTCCTCAGGTGCCTCCGCCGGAGCCGCCGCCAGCATCCTCTTCGGCGTCGGCGCCGGAGCACTCGCGCTCACCGGCAGCGCATTCCTCGGCGCCGTCGCCGCCATCGTCCTCGTCTTCGCCGCCTGCCGCATGGGCGGACAACTCATCCCCGCCCGCCTAGTCTTCGCCGGCATCGCCGTCGGCTTCGCCCTCACCGCCGTCACCAACTTCTTGGTCTTCACCAGCGACTCCCGAGATGGAGCCCGGGCCGTCATGTTCTGGATGCTCGGGTCCCTAAGCCAAGCGCGCTGGCAATCCGTACCCATCGCCGCCGCCGCGCTCCTCATCGCCCTAGCCACCCTGCTGTGGTGGGCCCGCCGACTCGACGCCATCGCCATCGGCGACGACGCGGCCCGCAGCCTCGGCACCAACCCCTCAACCTTCCGCGCCGGATGCGCCCTGCTGGTGTGCTTCGCCGTCGCCGCCGCCGTCTCCGTCTCCGGCGCAATCGGCTTCGTCGGTCTGGTCGTCCCCCACCTGGCGCGCCGCCTCGTCGGCGCGACCCACCGGCTATGCCTACCCGCCGCAGCGCTTCTGGGTGGACTGCTCCTCATCTGGGCCGACGCGCTGGCCCGCACCGCATTTGAACCCCGGGAACTCCCTCTGGGAATCCTCACCGCCCTCATAGGGACCCCACTGCTCATCGTCCTGGTCCGTCGCCTGACGTCCCACTAA
- a CDS encoding ABC transporter substrate-binding protein codes for MRKASLIIPAATLLAVTACANASQPEANSQEAYPLTVDNCGEDQIIESKPETILTIGTAAISLLDAAGATDRIVARAGEFGADLPTDLQHEPTDAEIIDPSDPTTEKIIGANADIIVGYGLFNADDADLEDLGIPNLVIFGECSHDTPVGESVNFEAVITDIERLATVFDTLHEAAPALADFRSELADLDAAASEDISGSAAGVYYFSATGDISAFGGYSMLDDIFGRIGLDHVYGDETAAYVSSGIETLLDADPEYIVISYGIHGESAEEATQRFLSEPGAADLQAVTNDNVILVPNDDLTATPDALRGYRAIIEATQ; via the coding sequence ATGAGAAAAGCATCGTTGATCATCCCCGCCGCAACCCTGCTGGCAGTCACCGCCTGCGCCAACGCCTCCCAGCCCGAGGCCAACAGCCAGGAGGCATACCCACTAACAGTTGACAACTGCGGCGAAGACCAAATCATTGAGTCCAAGCCCGAAACCATCCTCACCATAGGAACGGCCGCGATCTCGCTACTGGACGCGGCCGGTGCCACTGACCGCATCGTCGCTCGCGCCGGAGAGTTCGGAGCCGACCTACCCACAGACCTGCAACACGAACCAACCGACGCCGAGATCATCGACCCCTCCGACCCCACCACCGAAAAAATCATCGGTGCCAACGCCGACATCATCGTCGGATACGGGCTGTTCAACGCCGACGACGCCGACCTAGAAGACCTGGGCATCCCCAACCTGGTCATCTTCGGCGAATGCAGCCACGACACTCCCGTGGGAGAATCGGTCAACTTCGAAGCGGTCATCACCGACATCGAACGACTGGCAACAGTCTTCGACACTCTCCACGAAGCGGCGCCCGCGCTGGCTGACTTCCGCTCAGAACTGGCCGACCTCGATGCCGCAGCCTCGGAGGATATCTCCGGCAGCGCGGCGGGTGTGTACTATTTCTCCGCCACTGGAGACATTTCGGCCTTCGGTGGATACAGCATGCTCGATGACATCTTCGGACGGATCGGCCTCGACCACGTCTACGGCGACGAAACCGCCGCCTACGTCTCCTCTGGAATCGAAACCCTGCTCGACGCCGACCCCGAATACATCGTGATCTCCTACGGCATTCACGGCGAGTCGGCCGAAGAGGCCACCCAAAGGTTCCTATCCGAGCCAGGCGCCGCCGACCTGCAAGCGGTCACCAACGACAACGTCATCCTCGTACCCAACGACGACCTCACCGCCACCCCCGACGCGCTGCGCGGATACCGTGCCATCATCGAGGCCACCCAATGA
- a CDS encoding ABC transporter ATP-binding protein: protein MITVENLTVRYGELKATDQVTLRAADGLTVGLVGPNGSGKSSVLRAILGGLHESEGVIAIDGQATTTLSSRARSRQLAVVAQEETSDFPLTVWDAVLLGRSVYLSGWSSYREADKSAAEAAMRQTGVWAFADRPLSALSGGERQRVLIARALAQGATHLLLDEPTNHLDVRFQHEILSLVSSLPLCTIVVLHDLNLAARYCEEIVLLSKGRIVAAGEPGDVLTAQLLEPVYEISVRRVDQEGVPQLLFSPRERAITEVTRNEPISMAGLEG from the coding sequence ATGATCACAGTCGAGAACCTGACCGTTCGCTACGGTGAACTGAAGGCAACCGACCAAGTCACACTGAGGGCCGCCGACGGGCTCACCGTCGGACTGGTGGGCCCCAACGGCAGTGGGAAATCATCCGTCTTGCGCGCCATACTGGGCGGTTTGCACGAGTCCGAAGGCGTTATCGCCATCGACGGGCAGGCAACGACAACTCTGAGCAGCCGCGCGAGGTCCCGCCAACTGGCGGTCGTAGCCCAAGAGGAAACTTCGGACTTCCCGCTGACCGTATGGGATGCGGTGTTGCTGGGACGCTCGGTCTACCTGTCCGGCTGGTCGAGTTATCGCGAAGCCGACAAGTCCGCGGCCGAAGCGGCCATGCGGCAAACCGGCGTCTGGGCTTTCGCCGACCGGCCCCTGAGTGCGCTCTCCGGCGGTGAACGCCAGCGCGTGCTGATCGCCCGGGCACTGGCCCAAGGTGCGACACATTTGCTGTTGGACGAGCCGACCAATCACCTGGATGTGCGATTTCAGCACGAGATTCTTTCGTTGGTCTCCTCGCTGCCGTTGTGCACCATCGTGGTCTTGCACGATCTCAACCTGGCGGCCCGCTACTGCGAGGAGATCGTCCTGCTCAGTAAGGGGAGAATCGTCGCGGCGGGCGAACCTGGGGACGTGCTCACTGCGCAACTGCTGGAACCGGTCTATGAGATTTCGGTGCGTCGGGTCGACCAGGAGGGAGTCCCACAATTGCTGTTCTCTCCTCGGGAACGTGCCATCACTGAAGTCACTCGCAACGAGCCCATTTCTATGGCTGGGCTCGAAGGTTGA
- a CDS encoding ABC transporter permease, which produces MGRRRGASFASDIVIDAWRAVLGRRLRSVLTICGVALGIGAGIATIGIASSAADAVSEHFDAVAATSVTVRFPDGVAPPGPTRIDEARKLNGAEEVGAMCATDEQVSVTRTRPGHTDRAERFQLAAAQPETLQALGATLETGRWPDTAHVDRNDAVALIDSAAARRLGILDLVEAPVIYIGGERYVVAGIFVPPRDQPRLTNAVVVPYSQCMQDPQKWSSKEVVARSKLGAASHVAAEIPWALHPEEPQRLSVAVPPDLSNVRQGVEGDTQALYLGLAGLSLFIATIGIANTTYVAVLERRGEIGLRRATGAGKGRIACQFLAESALLGASGGLVGVVVGVNVSAAVALYQGWMVVLSPLMIPVGLSIGVLVGMLAGLWPALAAARLDPVAALRSM; this is translated from the coding sequence GTGGGTAGGAGACGTGGTGCCTCCTTCGCATCCGACATCGTGATCGACGCCTGGCGGGCGGTGCTAGGGCGACGCTTGCGCTCAGTCCTCACCATATGCGGAGTTGCGCTGGGAATTGGAGCGGGCATCGCCACGATCGGCATTGCTTCCTCGGCGGCCGATGCGGTCAGCGAACATTTCGACGCCGTGGCCGCGACATCCGTCACAGTGCGTTTTCCCGATGGAGTAGCTCCGCCTGGGCCAACTCGGATCGACGAGGCTCGCAAGCTCAATGGTGCCGAGGAGGTCGGCGCGATGTGCGCCACAGATGAACAGGTGTCAGTGACCCGGACCCGACCTGGTCATACTGATCGAGCAGAACGTTTCCAGCTGGCCGCAGCTCAGCCGGAAACGTTGCAGGCGTTGGGCGCGACCTTGGAAACAGGACGCTGGCCTGACACGGCGCATGTGGACAGAAACGATGCCGTCGCCCTCATCGACTCGGCCGCGGCCCGTCGGCTTGGCATCCTCGATCTCGTCGAGGCACCAGTTATTTACATTGGCGGCGAACGCTACGTTGTTGCCGGGATCTTCGTCCCGCCACGTGACCAGCCTCGACTGACAAACGCTGTGGTGGTGCCCTATTCACAATGCATGCAAGACCCACAAAAGTGGAGTTCCAAAGAGGTAGTGGCCCGTTCGAAGTTGGGCGCGGCCTCACATGTGGCCGCAGAGATACCGTGGGCCCTGCACCCTGAGGAGCCACAGCGGTTGAGCGTGGCGGTACCACCGGACCTGTCGAACGTCAGGCAAGGCGTCGAAGGAGATACCCAGGCCCTCTATCTTGGTCTGGCCGGATTGTCATTGTTCATCGCCACGATCGGGATTGCCAACACCACCTATGTGGCGGTGCTGGAGCGGAGGGGCGAAATTGGATTGCGACGGGCCACAGGTGCGGGCAAAGGACGTATCGCCTGTCAGTTCTTGGCGGAGTCAGCACTCTTGGGAGCCAGCGGAGGTCTGGTCGGCGTCGTGGTTGGGGTCAACGTCAGCGCCGCTGTGGCCCTCTATCAAGGGTGGATGGTGGTGTTGTCTCCGCTGATGATTCCGGTTGGGTTGAGTATCGGGGTCTTGGTGGGGATGCTGGCGGGATTGTGGCCCGCTTTGGCTGCGGCACGGCTGGACCCGGTGGCGGCATTGCGCTCGATGTGA
- a CDS encoding ABC transporter ATP-binding protein: MTNPIIELRGLQRTFPGPPQVRALRDATFTIAPGETVAMTGPSGSGKSTLLNQLGLLDTPTGGHYAIDGTRANDLPERRRTRLRAAVLGFVFQAAHLVSHLDVRANVTVPLAHIGVPRRQRSARAELALQAVGLDHRLRAAPATLSGGERQRVAIARAIVTRPRVLLCDEPTGNLDSENTEAVLALLTDLSREHTVVIVTHEAEVAKRCDRTISVLDGVARG; encoded by the coding sequence GTGACGAATCCCATTATTGAACTGCGTGGGCTACAACGGACGTTCCCGGGGCCACCGCAGGTACGAGCTTTGCGCGACGCCACTTTCACCATTGCTCCTGGAGAAACGGTTGCCATGACCGGCCCTTCCGGTTCTGGAAAGTCCACATTGCTCAACCAGCTTGGTCTGCTCGACACCCCAACTGGAGGCCACTACGCAATCGACGGGACCAGGGCTAACGATCTTCCCGAACGGCGGCGCACCCGTCTACGAGCCGCAGTGTTGGGCTTCGTATTTCAGGCGGCGCACCTCGTTTCCCACCTCGACGTTCGTGCCAATGTCACCGTTCCACTGGCTCACATTGGAGTTCCACGTCGACAACGATCTGCACGAGCTGAGTTGGCCCTTCAAGCAGTTGGCCTTGACCATCGCTTGCGGGCCGCTCCAGCGACGCTCTCAGGCGGGGAGCGCCAACGTGTTGCCATAGCCCGTGCTATTGTCACCCGCCCGCGCGTTCTCTTGTGTGACGAGCCCACTGGCAACCTAGACAGTGAGAACACCGAGGCTGTTCTCGCGCTCTTGACCGACCTGTCCCGGGAACACACCGTCGTGATCGTCACTCACGAGGCCGAAGTCGCCAAACGATGCGACCGCACGATCTCGGTCCTGGACGGAGTGGCCCGTGGGTAG
- a CDS encoding peptidase inhibitor family I36 protein, which yields MATSLISTSANADEASAANEFTVAASDGGAARVQGNGTATCQSGRVCVYSEYWWYGRGASFEYTFHAWSHLRSEVAWISNRGRSGHNNGNSMNVCLYEYNNHNGHYYYLVRGLGESAFSNGNPPLHDRLSSNRWVSGGSGNC from the coding sequence ATGGCCACTTCTCTCATATCCACCTCTGCGAATGCCGACGAAGCCTCGGCTGCAAACGAATTTACAGTCGCGGCGTCCGACGGCGGGGCAGCGAGAGTTCAAGGCAACGGTACCGCTACTTGTCAGTCCGGCCGGGTTTGTGTATACAGCGAGTACTGGTGGTATGGCCGTGGTGCCAGCTTCGAGTACACATTTCACGCTTGGAGTCATCTACGGTCAGAAGTGGCCTGGATCAGTAACCGCGGTCGATCGGGGCACAACAACGGAAACAGCATGAATGTGTGCCTTTACGAGTACAACAACCACAATGGTCACTACTACTACCTCGTGCGCGGCCTTGGTGAGAGTGCATTCTCAAACGGAAATCCACCCTTGCATGATCGGCTTAGCTCAAACCGCTGGGTGTCAGGCGGCAGTGGAAACTGTTAA
- a CDS encoding alpha-ketoglutarate-dependent dioxygenase AlkB, whose translation MGELFAREKAEVAPGAVLVPGWLDVGQQVGLLATCRAWARPPAGMRTVRTPGGGTMSAKQVGLGWHWYPYRYARHVVDGDGSPVKPFPPWLNKLATQALEAAYGSAAPTETYDIGLINFYDRSARMGMHQDKEEASDAPVISMSLGDTCVFRFGNPHSRRRPYKDIKLRSGDLFVFGGPSRMAYHGVPKVYSGSAPAELELDGRVSITLRVSGFANAGNLDRGLPESMSCEATG comes from the coding sequence ATGGGGGAGCTGTTCGCACGCGAAAAGGCCGAGGTGGCACCCGGTGCGGTGCTAGTCCCTGGCTGGCTTGATGTGGGCCAGCAGGTGGGGCTCCTGGCCACGTGCCGTGCTTGGGCTCGCCCGCCCGCAGGAATGCGCACGGTTCGTACTCCTGGCGGTGGCACGATGAGCGCCAAACAAGTGGGCCTTGGCTGGCACTGGTACCCATACCGCTATGCGCGCCATGTCGTGGACGGCGATGGCTCACCAGTCAAACCTTTTCCCCCGTGGCTTAATAAGCTAGCCACGCAGGCACTCGAAGCCGCATATGGATCTGCGGCTCCCACCGAAACCTACGATATTGGTTTGATCAATTTCTATGACCGTTCGGCTCGTATGGGGATGCATCAGGACAAGGAAGAAGCCTCTGATGCTCCTGTCATCTCAATGAGCTTGGGTGATACCTGCGTATTCCGGTTTGGCAACCCGCACTCACGCCGTCGTCCCTATAAGGACATCAAGTTGCGCAGCGGTGACCTCTTCGTGTTTGGGGGACCATCGCGAATGGCCTATCACGGGGTGCCGAAGGTCTATTCGGGCAGCGCTCCAGCGGAATTGGAGCTGGATGGGCGGGTGAGCATAACGCTGCGGGTAAGCGGCTTTGCCAATGCGGGCAATTTGGATAGGGGTTTACCCGAGTCGATGAGTTGTGAGGCTACAGGATGA
- a CDS encoding PhzF family phenazine biosynthesis protein: MTRDISRTFQQIDVFGSAPFAGNPVAVVVDGEGLTTTQMATVSAWTNLSECTFLLPPTTAEADYRVRIFSLSNELPFAGHPTLGSARAWLAAGGQPRNDDVVVQECAAGLVPVRYDGEELAFAAPALVRTGEVSPEFLRYVISMLGVEDDDVVDAAWVDNGPGWVGVLLRSADKVLSVEPKPTDVALPEFASPYRPHVGVVGFHGDGHECAYEVRAFFADNSGGIREDPVTGSLNASVAQWMIDSGRVSAPYTASQGTRLDRSGRINVNVADGELWIGGRTTIAIRGHIDIPS, encoded by the coding sequence ATGACACGTGACATCAGTAGAACCTTTCAACAAATCGACGTGTTCGGCTCGGCGCCGTTCGCTGGCAACCCGGTGGCGGTGGTCGTGGATGGCGAGGGGCTGACCACAACCCAAATGGCAACGGTTTCGGCGTGGACGAACCTGTCTGAATGCACCTTCCTCTTGCCTCCGACAACTGCGGAGGCTGACTATCGGGTGCGAATCTTTAGCTTGTCCAACGAATTGCCTTTCGCTGGTCATCCCACGCTTGGGTCCGCCAGGGCATGGCTGGCCGCCGGTGGCCAGCCGCGAAACGACGACGTCGTGGTGCAAGAGTGCGCTGCGGGATTGGTGCCGGTCCGTTACGACGGTGAGGAATTGGCGTTCGCGGCGCCTGCGCTGGTGCGCACAGGTGAGGTGTCGCCGGAGTTTCTCAGATACGTGATTTCGATGCTCGGCGTTGAGGACGATGATGTGGTCGATGCGGCCTGGGTTGACAACGGCCCCGGATGGGTGGGCGTCCTTCTCCGCAGCGCCGACAAGGTCTTGTCGGTCGAACCGAAGCCGACCGATGTGGCCCTTCCTGAATTCGCCAGCCCCTATCGGCCTCACGTGGGGGTGGTTGGGTTTCATGGCGATGGGCATGAATGTGCCTATGAGGTGCGGGCGTTTTTTGCCGATAACTCTGGTGGTATCCGCGAGGACCCTGTGACCGGCAGTCTGAATGCCTCGGTGGCGCAGTGGATGATCGACTCCGGCCGGGTCTCGGCTCCCTACACTGCTAGTCAAGGCACACGTTTGGACAGGTCAGGGCGCATCAATGTGAATGTTGCCGACGGTGAGCTGTGGATCGGTGGCCGCACCACCATCGCCATTCGAGGACACATCGACATCCCCTCCTGA